The following is a genomic window from Gemmatimonadaceae bacterium.
GCGATCGCCCACAGCTCTGGATGCGGGCTGTCAATGCGCGGGGGAAGGAGGAGAGCGGGAAGCATTCCCTTCAGGGTGTCACACAGGTAGACGAGCCCACCAATCCTCGGGCCCAGGACGCGCATCGCGTTCGTCGCTCCGAGGTTTCCCGAGCCGTGTTGGCGGAGATCGATCCCTTTCGCTTTTCCAGCCAGATACGCGAACGGAATCGACCCGGCCAGATACGCGATCACCAGCCCCACCAGTGGATGCACCTAGGCCGACTTCCGCCGCATCACGACGCGCAGCGGACTTCCGGTGAATCCCCACGCTGCGCGGAACCCGTTGTGGAGATACCTGATGTAATGCTCCTGCACGAGATCGGGATTGTTTCCGAATACGGCGATCATCGGCGGCGTAGTCTCCACCTGTGTCGCGTAGTTCAGCTTCACCTCGCGCCCGGCTGCCTGAGGCGGCTGGCGTCGCGCGATGAGCTCTTCGAGAGTGTTGTTGACCTGGGAGGTCGAGATGCGCTTGCTGCGCTCCGCCTCGACCTGGAGAATCGTATCGAGAATGCGCGTCACGCGCTGACCGGTGAGCGCCGACGTGAAGATGAACGGCACGAAGCGGAAGAACGGAGCCTTCTCGGCCGCCTCCTTCTCGAACTTGTACGCGGAGTTCGTCTCCTTCTCGGCGAGGTCCCACTTGTTGACGACGACAATCAATCCGCGCCCGGCTTCCCACGCCAGAGCGGCGATCTTCAGATCCTGATTGTGGAGCCCTTCGACCGCGTCTATCACGAGAATGCAAATGTCGGCGCGATCGATGGCGCGCCGGGACCGCAGCGACGAGTAGAACTCGATCCCATCGTCCACGCGCGACTGGCGTCTGAGGCCGGCAGTGTCCACGAACACTATCTCCCGCTCGTGATACATCATCGGCGTATCAATGGCGTCGCGGGTCGTGCCCGCGATATCGTCGACGACCAGCCGCTCCTCGCCGAGAAGGCGGTTGACGAGCGATGACTTGCCGACATTCGGCCGACCGATCACCGCAACGCGCAGCGCATCACCCGGCTCTTCTGTCGACTCAGGGATCCGCTCGACTATCGTGTCGAGGAGATCGCCTGAATTCTTTCCATTCTGCGCCGAGACCGGGACCGGATCGCCGGCGCCGAGCGAATAGAACTCGAAGTATTCCGTGGATGCCGGGTCGTCCACCTTGTTGGCGACAAGAACCCACGGCTTGCGCGACTCGCGAAGGAGATCCACGACGCGGGAATCGCTTGGATGCAGACCGACCTGTGCGTCCACCACGAGAAGGAGCAGGTCCGCTTCGCCGATCGCCTCCATGACCTGGCGCCGAATCTCGCGATCCATCGGCATGTGCGGATCGTCGGCGAGCCCGCCGGTGTCCACCAGCCAGAACTGCCGCCCGTTCCAGTCGGCGCGCGCGAAGTGGCGATCTCTCGTGGTACCCGGTTCGTCGCTGACGATTGCGCTCTGGTCGCCGACGATGCGGTTGAAGAGCGCCGACTTCCCTACGTTTGGCCGCCCGACGATTGCGATGACGGGAATATTCATGCTGCGATCGCCAGCTGCTCGCTCGCGAGAACGTCTACGAAGTCGTATGACGGATGCACTGGCATGGGCAGCTCGGCGCGAAGTTCGTCGAAGATCACGTCGTCGAGGAAAATGCGGTCTTCATTTATCGTTTCAGCGGGAATGAGCGCGATGTCCAGCTCGTCGCGCGACTGAAGCGCACGGCGGATGTCGGCGCCGACCAGCAGGCCGGCGGTGGTTATCGTCGGACCGAAGAGTGAATTCTCGGTGGGGATCAACGTGAATCGGGCGCCTGTCGCGAGTGTCAGTTTGCCGAGCAACTCGGGCATGAGATCCACCATCGCCTTGCCGGTGACCACGCCAATGTGCAGTCCGTCCAGCCGTGGCAGGTCTTCGAGTCCCTCGGCGACGCGCATACGGAGCGATGTGATGGCACCGATGCCGTTCTCGATCTGAGCGAAGTCACCGTAATGATCCGGCCCGGGCAGCTCCACGCCAGCGAGCAGATACAGCTCGTCCGATCCGTACACCCACCTCTGCCCTCTCTCGCGAAGGGCGCGCTTGCTCCAGCGGTTCACCTGCGCAATGAGCTCGCGGGCTTTCTCCGCGTCCATCGATGCGCCGCTGTAGAGATGCGAGAACTGCGTGAGGCCGACGGGAACGACAGCGGCCGAAATGACTGCGTCGCCGAGATTCCAGAGATCGGACAACGATTCCTCGAGCACGGCGCCGTCGTTGAGGCCGGGGACGATCACCATCTGCGAATGGAACTGGATACCGCCTTCTGCGAGCCGCGTCAGCTGCTCGACGATGTTCGGCACGCGCGAATTGTTAAGGAGAATCTTTCGTGCTTCCCAGTTGGTCGCATGCACCGATACGTAGAGGGGTGACAGGCGAAACTCGAGGATGCGGGCGATGTCACGCTCCTTCACGTTGGAGAGGGTCGCGAAGTTGCCGTACGCGAACGAGAGGCGATAATCGTCGTCGCGAATGTAGAGGTTCTTTCGCAGGCCCTGCGGCAATCCCTCGATGAAGCAGAATTCGCAGCGATTGGCACAGCGCCGGACGTTGGGCGGCTCGAGCGCGATGCCGAGGGATTCGCCCTCGGGGCGCGCTATCTCGTAGACAATCCCCTCGCCATCGGGCTGGCGCGTCTCGACTACGAGGTCGTCTTCGGCGGTGAGAAACTCCCAGTCGAGGAAGTCCTGGACGTTACGACCGTTGACTGAGATCAGCTCGGTGCCGACGACTATTCCGATTTCTTCGGCGATGCTTCCATCGGCCACTCGAGCGACTCTTACCATAGCTAAAGTAATTTAGAGCTATAGGCGCGGAAATCAAGTAATTGCTGATGTTTACGTGCTATACCGGAGCATTGGCTGCGAGTGATTCCAGCAGCTTTCGCGCCTGCTCCGCGTTGAAGCCCGTGACTTTAGCGATGGCCTCTTCTCCGGCGTCGCGTACGCCTTGTACGCTTCCGAACTCCTGGATGAGACGGCGCCGCTTGACGGGGCCGATTCCGGGGACCTTCAGCAGCTCCGAAGTGACCGTACGCATCGTGCGGCGCTTACGGTTGTAGGAGATCGCGAAGCGATGGGCTTCGTCGCGGATCTGCTGAAGCAGCCGGAGGGCCGGCGAGCGGCGCGACATTCTGATCGGCTCCCCCCTGCCCCACACGAACA
Proteins encoded in this region:
- the der gene encoding ribosome biogenesis GTPase Der; this translates as MNIPVIAIVGRPNVGKSALFNRIVGDQSAIVSDEPGTTRDRHFARADWNGRQFWLVDTGGLADDPHMPMDREIRRQVMEAIGEADLLLLVVDAQVGLHPSDSRVVDLLRESRKPWVLVANKVDDPASTEYFEFYSLGAGDPVPVSAQNGKNSGDLLDTIVERIPESTEEPGDALRVAVIGRPNVGKSSLVNRLLGEERLVVDDIAGTTRDAIDTPMMYHEREIVFVDTAGLRRQSRVDDGIEFYSSLRSRRAIDRADICILVIDAVEGLHNQDLKIAALAWEAGRGLIVVVNKWDLAEKETNSAYKFEKEAAEKAPFFRFVPFIFTSALTGQRVTRILDTILQVEAERSKRISTSQVNNTLEELIARRQPPQAAGREVKLNYATQVETTPPMIAVFGNNPDLVQEHYIRYLHNGFRAAWGFTGSPLRVVMRRKSA
- a CDS encoding DUF512 domain-containing protein codes for the protein MVRVARVADGSIAEEIGIVVGTELISVNGRNVQDFLDWEFLTAEDDLVVETRQPDGEGIVYEIARPEGESLGIALEPPNVRRCANRCEFCFIEGLPQGLRKNLYIRDDDYRLSFAYGNFATLSNVKERDIARILEFRLSPLYVSVHATNWEARKILLNNSRVPNIVEQLTRLAEGGIQFHSQMVIVPGLNDGAVLEESLSDLWNLGDAVISAAVVPVGLTQFSHLYSGASMDAEKARELIAQVNRWSKRALRERGQRWVYGSDELYLLAGVELPGPDHYGDFAQIENGIGAITSLRMRVAEGLEDLPRLDGLHIGVVTGKAMVDLMPELLGKLTLATGARFTLIPTENSLFGPTITTAGLLVGADIRRALQSRDELDIALIPAETINEDRIFLDDVIFDELRAELPMPVHPSYDFVDVLASEQLAIAA